A genomic stretch from Schistosoma haematobium chromosome 4, whole genome shotgun sequence includes:
- the FAM82B_2 gene encoding Regulator of microtubule dynamics protein 1 (EggNog:ENOG410V5IE~COG:S), translated as MDGVIAEWEKFENSKKYEEAYSVVSNAIIDNKDPELYWRKARSCRNLANSLGKNDKQVYKKYIEEGLSACDEGLRIDPENSKCNSWYAIFLNLSSEIEGINKRIENSFKMKDHWMKAIKANPDDVVTLHALGRWCFEVTDLPWIKRKLSATFFGEPPTSTYEEALNYLLDSEKKAPGTIVKNSLYIAKTYHRLKNYDLAKHYCHKVLEFTGDDLDTEEAKKEASELLKKL; from the exons ATGGATGGTGTAATTGCAGAATGGGAGAAGTTTGAAAATTCTAAGAAATATGAAGAAGCATACTCTGTAGTATCCAATGCAATAATTGATAACAAGGATCCTGAACTATACTGGAGGAAGGCTCGTAGCTGCAGAAATCTAG CTAACTCACTGGGTAAAAACGATAAACAAGTGTATAAAAAGTACATCGAAGAAGGTCTTTCTGCTTGTGACGAAGGGCTCCGAATAGATCCAGAAAATTCTAAGTGCAACTCC TGGTACGCAATATTTCTAAACTTATCATCAGAAATTGAGGGAATAAATAAGCGGATAGAAAATTCTTTTAAGATGAAGGACCATTGGATG AAAGCCATAAAAGCAAATCCTGACGACGTTGTTACATTGCACGCTCTTGGGAGATG GTGTTTCGAAGTTACAGATCTCCCATGGATAAAGCGAAAGCTTTCCGCTACATTTTTCGGTGAACCACCTACGTCTACCTACGAAGAA GCTCTTAACTATCTCCTTGATTCAGAAAAAA AGGCTCCTGGAACTATCGTAAAAAATTCTCTTTATATAGCAAAGACGTACCACAGGTTAAAGAATTATGATCTGGCTAAGCATTATTGTCACAAAGTGTTAGAATTTACGGGAGATGACTTGGATACTGAAGAG GCAAAGAAGGAGGCGTCTGAGCTGTTAAAGAAACTGTAG
- the FAM82B_2 gene encoding Regulator of microtubule dynamics protein 1, variant 2 (EggNog:ENOG410V5IE~COG:S), translating to MDGVIAEWEKFENSKKYEEAYSVVSNAIIDNKDPELYWRKARSCRNLANSLGKNDKQVYKKYIEEGLSACDEGLRIDPENSKCNSVRFISD from the exons ATGGATGGTGTAATTGCAGAATGGGAGAAGTTTGAAAATTCTAAGAAATATGAAGAAGCATACTCTGTAGTATCCAATGCAATAATTGATAACAAGGATCCTGAACTATACTGGAGGAAGGCTCGTAGCTGCAGAAATCTAG CTAACTCACTGGGTAAAAACGATAAACAAGTGTATAAAAAGTACATCGAAGAAGGTCTTTCTGCTTGTGACGAAGGGCTCCGAATAGATCCAGAAAATTCTAAGTGCAACTCCGTACGTTTCATATCCGATTaa